The proteins below come from a single Cylindrospermopsis raciborskii Cr2010 genomic window:
- a CDS encoding type II toxin-antitoxin system HicB family antitoxin — protein MNSHYSMIIFWSQEDNCYVVHLPDFPFQDIHTHGNTYEEAAKHGQQVIDSYLQLYQENNQPLPQPKNPLKYIQVA, from the coding sequence ATGAATTCACATTATAGTATGATTATTTTCTGGTCTCAAGAGGATAACTGCTATGTAGTTCACCTTCCTGACTTCCCTTTTCAAGACATCCACACCCACGGGAATACTTATGAGGAAGCAGCCAAACATGGTCAGCAAGTGATTGACAGTTATCTTCAGCTTTATCAAGAAAATAACCAACCTCTACCCCAGCCTAAAAACCCCTTGAAATATATTCAAGTAGCATAA
- a CDS encoding response regulator transcription factor, which yields MWILVVEDDYYLTESLTEALTMERYEVECVRDGEAAWRRLQDLSVINYDLIIMDITLPKLDGIRLCQKLRDHGCTLPILMLTARDTISDKITGLDAGADSYMVKPFNLQELMAQVRALLRRGKPVTNNTLTWGDLSLDFSTYKVLYGKKPIHLTPKEFALMEALLRCNGRIATRSILIDQIWAWENPPEEETIKTYIRNLRAKLITAVFM from the coding sequence ATGTGGATTCTTGTTGTAGAGGATGATTATTACCTAACAGAATCCCTGACAGAAGCTCTAACCATGGAAAGGTACGAAGTAGAATGTGTCAGGGATGGTGAAGCTGCTTGGAGGCGATTACAGGACTTATCAGTAATAAACTATGACCTGATAATTATGGATATTACCCTACCTAAACTAGACGGGATTCGACTATGCCAAAAACTGCGTGACCATGGTTGTACTTTACCCATTCTCATGCTCACTGCTCGCGATACAATTAGTGATAAAATCACAGGTTTAGATGCTGGAGCGGACTCTTACATGGTCAAACCCTTTAATTTGCAAGAACTAATGGCCCAAGTTCGGGCATTATTACGCCGAGGGAAGCCTGTAACTAATAACACTCTCACCTGGGGTGACTTGTCCTTGGATTTTAGCACGTACAAAGTTTTATATGGGAAAAAACCTATTCATTTGACACCTAAAGAATTTGCTCTCATGGAAGCTCTATTGCGTTGTAATGGACGTATTGCTACTCGTAGCATCTTAATTGACCAAATTTGGGCTTGGGAAAATCCACCAGAAGAAGAAACCATCAAAACCTATATTAGGAACCTACGAGCTAAACTGATTACAGCAGTTTTCATGTAA
- a CDS encoding type II toxin-antitoxin system HicA family toxin, whose amino-acid sequence MPKKIRELKAMLLKAGFIQRTGKGSHTIWIHEKMPDMPITIAGKDGDDAKIYLEKQVKQRLARLEELQ is encoded by the coding sequence ATGCCTAAAAAAATTCGAGAACTAAAGGCAATGTTGTTAAAAGCCGGGTTTATCCAACGGACTGGTAAAGGTAGTCACACAATCTGGATTCACGAAAAAATGCCAGATATGCCGATAACAATTGCAGGTAAGGATGGTGACGATGCTAAAATCTATTTAGAGAAACAAGTTAAACAAAGACTCGCAAGACTAGAAGAATTACAATGA
- the ctpA gene encoding carboxyl-terminal processing protease CtpA, with protein MNKWLLRWGFSLLLAFGVAFIWGFSYFVPSAIALTQQQKVVAEAWRIVNRSYIDASFNNQNWESVRQRAFKQPLGNDQAAYKVVRDMLKSLDDPFTRFLDPDQYRSLQVNTSGELTGIGLQIALNSETGILEVITPIQGSPAERAGLKPRDRILQIEGLSTENITLDEAAARMRGPIGTVVTLLIGREGQPNQEVVLVRDRIELNPVLADLRLSPEGMPIGYIRLSQFNANAALELANAINSMEEQGSTAYILDLRNNPGGLLKAGIEVARQWLDSGMVVYTVNRQGIQGSFEAFGPALTQDPLVILVNQGTASASEILAGALQDNGRAELVGETTFGKGLIQSLFQLTDGSGLAVTIAKYETPNHRDINKLGIKPDVEVKQSMIRREQVGSSDDKQYQAALEILNKKLLIAESLKKSN; from the coding sequence ATGAATAAATGGCTCTTACGATGGGGATTTTCGTTACTTTTGGCTTTTGGTGTGGCTTTCATCTGGGGTTTTAGCTACTTTGTTCCATCAGCTATTGCTTTAACTCAACAGCAAAAAGTAGTAGCTGAGGCTTGGCGAATTGTTAATAGATCATATATAGATGCAAGTTTTAATAACCAAAACTGGGAAAGTGTAAGACAACGAGCTTTTAAACAACCCCTGGGAAATGATCAAGCAGCATACAAAGTAGTGCGAGATATGCTTAAAAGCCTAGATGATCCTTTCACCAGATTTTTAGACCCAGACCAGTATCGCAGTTTACAAGTTAACACTTCCGGAGAGTTGACCGGTATAGGTTTACAAATCGCTCTCAATTCTGAAACTGGTATATTAGAGGTAATTACACCTATTCAGGGTTCACCTGCAGAAAGAGCAGGCTTAAAACCACGAGATCGGATTTTACAAATTGAGGGATTATCCACGGAAAATATCACCCTGGATGAAGCAGCAGCGCGGATGCGTGGACCCATTGGCACAGTAGTCACCCTACTGATTGGTCGCGAGGGACAACCAAATCAAGAAGTAGTTTTAGTGCGCGATCGCATTGAATTAAATCCTGTACTGGCTGACTTACGTCTTTCACCGGAAGGAATGCCCATTGGTTATATTCGTCTTTCACAATTCAATGCTAATGCTGCTTTAGAACTAGCGAATGCAATTAATAGCATGGAGGAGCAGGGGTCGACAGCCTACATTTTGGATTTGCGCAATAATCCAGGAGGACTATTAAAAGCGGGGATAGAGGTAGCCCGTCAATGGTTAGACTCGGGAATGGTAGTGTATACTGTTAACCGTCAAGGTATACAAGGGAGTTTTGAAGCCTTTGGTCCAGCTTTAACTCAGGATCCTCTAGTGATTTTGGTCAACCAGGGCACTGCTAGTGCCAGCGAGATTTTAGCGGGTGCTTTACAAGACAATGGTAGAGCGGAGCTAGTCGGTGAAACTACTTTTGGTAAAGGGCTAATTCAGTCATTATTTCAACTAACTGACGGTTCTGGTTTAGCAGTGACAATTGCTAAATATGAAACACCGAACCATCGAGATATTAATAAATTAGGGATTAAGCCAGATGTAGAGGTTAAACAATCAATGATTAGGCGTGAACAAGTAGGCAGTTCAGATGATAAGCAGTATCAAGCTGCCCTAGAAATACTAAACAAAAAACTGCTGATAGCAGAAAGTTTAAAAAAGTCAAATTAA
- a CDS encoding IS630 family transposase, translating to MKKSLNASEQETPRVQELRHDYRRWVDTVDIRNLVFLDESGINLGMSRLFARSQDGQRAIGSVPGNKGKNISLIGALNMDGILAAMTVEGSTNTEVFLTYVNQVLVPQLWKGAIVVMDNLKVHYAERVRLSIESVGAKVKFLPPYSPDLSPIELCWSKLKQFLRSREARTLEALNEAMTSAVNYITAEDALNWFNHCGLFT from the coding sequence ATAAAAAAAAGTCTAAATGCCAGTGAACAGGAGACTCCACGTGTTCAAGAATTAAGGCATGATTATCGTCGTTGGGTAGATACAGTTGATATTAGAAATTTAGTGTTTTTAGATGAATCGGGGATAAATTTAGGGATGTCAAGGTTGTTTGCCAGAAGCCAAGATGGACAAAGAGCAATTGGTAGCGTACCAGGAAACAAGGGCAAAAATATTTCTCTGATTGGGGCTTTAAATATGGATGGAATTCTGGCAGCAATGACTGTAGAGGGAAGCACAAATACAGAAGTATTTCTCACTTATGTAAATCAGGTTTTAGTACCTCAATTATGGAAAGGGGCTATTGTTGTTATGGATAATTTAAAGGTTCATTATGCCGAGCGCGTGAGATTGTCAATTGAATCAGTCGGTGCAAAAGTTAAGTTTTTACCCCCCTATTCTCCAGACTTATCTCCGATAGAATTGTGTTGGTCAAAATTAAAGCAATTTCTCCGTAGTCGGGAGGCACGAACATTAGAAGCCCTAAATGAGGCCATGACAAGTGCAGTAAATTATATTACAGCAGAGGATGCGCTTAATTGGTTCAATCATTGTGGTTTATTTACATGA
- a CDS encoding helix-turn-helix domain-containing protein: MPKPYSIDLRNRVIVAWVAQEGSQRQLAERFKVSLSFVRNLVRRYRETGQVEPKQCGGYEKPVIAGQYLNMIKSWLDEKNDLLLSELCDRLRETTGTSVSITTMHRALEKLGLRHKKKSKCQ, from the coding sequence ATGCCAAAACCTTATTCAATAGATTTGCGTAATCGCGTGATTGTAGCATGGGTTGCTCAAGAGGGATCTCAACGCCAGTTGGCAGAAAGATTCAAGGTCAGCTTATCATTTGTGAGAAATTTAGTACGTCGTTATCGTGAAACTGGGCAAGTTGAGCCAAAGCAATGTGGAGGATATGAAAAGCCTGTAATTGCAGGCCAATATTTAAACATGATCAAGTCTTGGCTGGATGAGAAAAATGATTTACTACTTTCAGAATTGTGCGATCGCCTGAGAGAAACGACGGGCACTAGTGTTAGTATCACAACCATGCATCGAGCCTTAGAAAAGTTGGGTCTACGTCATAAAAAAAAGTCTAAATGCCAGTGA
- a CDS encoding glycosyltransferase family 4 protein → MKIIHINHSDILGGASRAAYRIHKALRLHGVNSTMAVNVAQSGDWTVNGHKTKLGKGLAKIRPQIEVLFQQIFQTENKVLHSPAIIPSTWVKRLNASDGDILHLHWLNGEMLSISDIGKLDKPIVWTLHDMWAFCGAEHYTEEFRWREGYWKDNRPDYESGFDLNRWTWNRKLKHWKKPLQIVTPSQWLADCVTKSHLMHNWPVKLIPYAIDTEIWQPFDRNLARKLLDLPTDVPLLLFGAVGGSRDPRKGFDLLRSALNLLRGQFAGLELVVFGQLEPREPIDLGFPIHYTGHLHDDLSLRILYSAADAMVIPSRQDNLPNTGLEAHACGTPVIAFNIGGLPDIVEHLKTGYLAKAFNADDLALGIEWVLCDHSRLSDLGLAARERAVGRWANHLIADQYCKVYSEVLQKN, encoded by the coding sequence GTGAAAATAATACATATTAATCACTCCGACATTCTGGGAGGTGCATCACGTGCGGCCTATCGAATTCACAAAGCCCTGCGTCTTCACGGAGTGAATTCCACCATGGCAGTAAATGTAGCTCAGTCGGGAGATTGGACCGTAAATGGACACAAAACCAAATTGGGCAAGGGGTTGGCTAAAATTCGCCCTCAGATAGAGGTTTTATTTCAACAAATCTTCCAAACCGAGAACAAAGTTCTTCATTCTCCCGCGATCATCCCATCCACCTGGGTAAAACGGCTCAATGCTTCGGATGGAGACATACTTCATTTACATTGGTTAAACGGAGAAATGCTGTCAATCAGCGATATAGGTAAACTAGATAAACCAATAGTATGGACTCTCCATGACATGTGGGCATTTTGTGGAGCGGAGCATTACACAGAAGAATTTCGCTGGCGCGAGGGCTACTGGAAAGATAATCGACCGGACTATGAGAGTGGCTTTGACCTTAACCGGTGGACATGGAATCGCAAACTCAAGCACTGGAAAAAGCCGCTACAAATTGTCACTCCTAGCCAATGGTTGGCAGATTGTGTAACCAAAAGCCACCTAATGCACAACTGGCCAGTCAAATTAATACCCTATGCTATTGATACTGAGATATGGCAACCCTTTGACAGAAATCTGGCGCGAAAACTTTTGGATCTACCCACAGACGTTCCCTTACTGTTATTCGGGGCGGTAGGTGGGTCTCGCGATCCCCGAAAAGGATTTGACCTGTTGCGATCAGCTCTTAATCTCCTCCGTGGGCAATTTGCTGGATTAGAATTAGTCGTGTTTGGACAATTGGAACCTAGAGAACCCATAGACCTAGGGTTTCCCATACACTACACTGGTCATTTGCATGATGATCTTAGTCTGCGAATTCTCTACTCTGCTGCTGATGCAATGGTCATTCCTTCGCGTCAGGATAACCTTCCCAACACCGGTCTTGAGGCCCACGCCTGTGGCACACCCGTAATTGCATTTAACATTGGTGGGTTACCTGATATAGTAGAGCATCTTAAAACGGGATATTTAGCTAAAGCTTTTAATGCTGATGATTTAGCCTTAGGTATTGAGTGGGTTTTATGCGACCATTCGCGACTTAGTGATCTTGGATTAGCTGCTAGAGAACGCGCTGTTGGGAGGTGGGCTAATCATTTAATAGCTGATCAGTATTGTAAGGTTTACAGTGAAGTTCTCCAGAAAAATTAG